The Lysinibacillus irui sequence AGTTTGGTTTGCGCAAGCGTATTAATATCGTTTGAACACCCTCCTATTTTGTAGGAGGGTGTTGTTGTTAAGTGGAAATTCTACTCGAGCAGCTAAGTTTTCATCAAGATTATGTTAAAATAAAGGACGTTATGACTTGAATTTCCTAAAGAAATGAGGACATGCATGGCGAATGTACAAGCATTATTCAATAACTATCTTAATATCAAATTCAATCGAGGATTACCAGCTGTTCCAATGGAGGACTTTGAGTATGCAGTATTAGAAGATCAAAGTGCGGAGCTCTTTTTTAGTGCTCATGAGCATGAAACATTTTTGGCGTGGGCAGAGGAGCTTCAACCTCCAGATCCACAGTACGGTGATCCACCAAATGGGAAACCTATACTTTCATCGTATTTCCATCAGCTCGATGTTTTCGATGAGCAAGTATTTTACTATGTACACTATACCATTAATTCAACTACAAGGATTATTCCTCGTCATCCATATAATACAATGAATGACCGGATGAAAAATTATTGTTTCTTCCAACTAGCTCAACTATCGTATATGACAATGTTAAACGAAGAGCAAAAGCAACAATTAAAAGATTTCTTGTTCTTTTTCTTTTTGTATGCTCATCCAGTGAACGAGGAGACGCTTTACGCCTTTTCATTCCAAGACCAATCGATAGTACATGCAAAAACGAATATTCGTCTGGAGCAATATCTTTCTTTTTACCATGATTATTTTTTTGAGCACGCCCACAACTATCAGGATTCATTAGTGTTAGCGCCTGAGGAAATAAACGCTTGTAAGCATCTTACGTTAGAGCTCTTAAAAACATTAGAGGGGAAATCGCATAAGCTTGCGATGCCTCAAGAAGAAGGGCTTGAGGAAATCATCCGGTTAATTAATGATGTGGACCACTTTTTACATATGTATAAGGAAAATAAATTAGCATTCTTTCAATTGCTAAACAACATGCTGTTAGAGGAGCTGTCCAATCCTTACCGAGAGCATTGTATGAGTATGTTATTACAAAATTACGCCATTTATATTTTGAATTTTCATTTTGATGAACTCCAAGCGTTAGTTGAGTATTTTCAAGACAACCCATTATTATGTAAATTTATACTCAATAAAATGTTTGCTGATACTATTTTTTTGCAGAAAATCATGAGGCAATCCAATATCGACATCAACAACTATCCGAAAATTACGCAGTTTTTCGACGAGGAAGCTAAAAGAATATATCTTGATTGATAGTAAAGGGAGAAAAGTAATATGACAGAAACAACAGGCTGGAAAAATAATGCGCAAGATCATCGATTTATTGCTTCATTTAGTGGTGGAAAGGATAGTGTCTTAGCTTTATATAAAGCATCGCAGGTAGGTCAAGCAATAGGTCTTATCGTGATGCTTGAGGAAGAAGGGCAACGCTCAAGGTCCCATGGGATGCCACCAGAGCTTATCCAGGCACAAGCAGACTCGATCGGATTACCTGTCTATACGGCTGCAGCAAGTTGGGCAGAATATGAGCATGTGTTCATTGGTCTTTTAGAAAATGCAAAAAATCAAGGGGCAGAGGTATTAGTGACAGGAGATTTAGACATGCCTGAACATGGCTGCTGGCATGATCAGGTGACAAAAAAGGCAGGATTAAAGCTGGGTATGCCTTTGTGGGAGATGAACCATCGTCAAGCTGTCGATGAATTTATTAACTTAGGATTTATCACGATGATTGTCACGGTCAACTTATCCTTAGGTATGACCGAAGAAGATTTAGGAAGAACACTTACCTACGAATATGTACAGGAGCTTGAAGCCCGCGGCATTGACCCTTGTGGGGAGGGTGGAGAATTCCATACAACTGTCATCGATGGACCACTTTTTAAGCAGCCTATTCATGTTCGGAAATGCTCAATTGTACGAGACGGAGACTATGCATTTCTACCTTTAGAACTTGCGTAAAATCACTCAAGAAAACCTTTAATGTGATGACCAATTCATTACATTAAAGGTTTTTTTACCTCAACTTGTCATTTTGTTTCATGTGTAATAAAATTATTACATATGAAAGATATACTAAAAGGTGATGAACTGTTAACAGTATTGGGTGCTCTGTCAAATCCTTATCGTTTAAAAATTATTGCTATTCTCCATCAAGAAAAGCGATATGTTAGTCAACTTGCAAGAGAGTTAGCAATCAGTAGACCATTACTATACTTACATTTACAAAAATTAGAAGAAGCTAACTTAATTAATGGCTATCACGAAGTTTCTGAAAGTGGCAAAACGATGAAGTATTACACGCTAAACCCTTTTAGCATTACATTAAATGCCGATTTCATTGCCCAAGTTGCTAGCGGCATAACGGATAAAAAAAGAAAGGAATAACATTGTTTTAGATGGTTTACTAATTATGAAGGGAGTTGATGAAATGTCGTCCATGTCCATTTCAATCTTTTCGGCATTCTTTGCTTTGCTGCCACTGATTGTTCTTGTTATTATTTTTGTCTTTGTAATAAGCGTTATCCGTCGTATGGAACGTCGTGCAGAGGAACGTTTAACATTAGATAAAGAAACAGCCCATTTGCAACAACTGCAAATTCAGGAAATTAATAACCGTTTAACAAATATTGAAAATATCCTAAAACAAATTGATTAAAGTACAAAGGTTCTTACCTCTGTACTTTTTTAATTCAATTTTTCTTTTAAGAGGGTATAAAAACAATTCGATATTGTCTAAAATAACATTTGACTGGACACTAATTGGTGTCATATAATTAAGACACCAATCAGTGTCCTATTAGAAAGGGTGGTGGTTTTGAGTAACAATCATCAAGAGCGTGACGTCTATGTAGCCATTGCTGATCCGACAAGACGAAAATTAATTGGTTTGTTGGCGGAGGTAGATGAGTTACCACTTCACGAATTAACCGCTCAATTTGACATGGGGCGTACTGCCGTATCGAAACATTTGGCCATCCTCAAAGATGCAGGTCTTGTTATGGCTCGCAAGGAAGGTAGAGAGACCAGGTATCGGCTGAATGCAGCACCATTGAAAGAAATACAAGATTGGGTCTCGTTTTATGAAGGATTTTGGAAAGAAAGAATATCAAAACTACATCTTTTATTGGAGGAAAACAAATGAAACCAGATGTATCATTAGATTTTAAATTTACAAGTTCCATCGAAAAAGTGTGGCATGCGTTAACAGATCCAGAGACGCTTGCAAAATGGATTTGGAGCAATGATTTTCAGCCAATCGTCGGCCATCAATTTCAATTCCGTGCTGAGCCAAATGAATGGTGGGATGGTATTGTAAATTGTGAAGTACTTGCAGTTGAAGAGCCTCATAAATTATCATACACGTGGTCTAGTGCTGGCGAAACAACAACAGTAACTTGGACACTTACAGAACAATCTGATGGAACTACACAGCTTCACCTCGACCAAAGTGGATTTAGTGAAGAAACAAAAGCTCGTCAAGGAGCTATTGAAGGGGCTAAATATGCTTGGACAAATATGGGTTCACAGCTTGAAAAAGTATTAGCCTAATCATCGTCATTCAAATAACCTTACAATGAAGAACGCAATTCCTTAGCAAGAATTGTGTTCTTTCATTTTCTAACAAGCCTAATACACATGAAAGGATCACGACATGAAGATCAATCAACTCATTGCCAATAATATCAACCGTTTAGATGTAGTTTTACCAGAAGATCAATCACTAGGAATTGCAGGGTTGTCTGGCTCAGGGAAAACGACATTTTGTCAAACGATTGGGGAGGAATCCAAAAAACGTCTCGTTTCTTTATTACCTAAGTCTGAATATCAATATTTGTTTCCAAACATTATGGAAACGAACTTCAGTGCGATTCAAATGGAGGACATGCCATTAGTTCTTTTCCTAGGGAAATCATCTATCTCTACAAATCCTCGTTCAACAATTGGTACACATACAGGTGTTTTTAAAGAAATACGTGATCGTTTGGCAGAAGAATTTCAGCTGTCTCCAGAGGTTTTTTCCTTTAATAACGCTTTAGGCTGGTGTCCTGCATGTAAAGGACGAGGCACGACGAAAAATGTAGAGTGTAAAAAATGTCAGGGTAAACGCTATAGTCCAGAAGTGGAGCAACATCGACTAACTTTATGGAATGAACCCTATAGCATTTCTGATATTCATAATTTAAGCATCGAGGCTATCTATTCTTTATCAAATGAATTAACAATTAGCGAAGAAAAACAGCATATACTTCAAAATATCATTCATATGAACATTGGCTACTTAACATTGAATCGTATTATGGGGACGTTATCAGGTGGGGAATTAACTCGACTTTACTTAGCAGAATTCATGGCAACGAGCGAAAATACAGTCATCATTGTCGATGAAATATCGGTTGGTTTGGACCATGATACGTTATTAAAAATATTGGAGCAAATTCAACAACTGGGCCATAAAAATCAAATTTGGCTTATCGATCATTCAGATACGGTGCTCGACACTGCAGACAAGCCTTTATTCTTCGGACCAGGTAGTGGGAAATACGGTGGGAAAATTGTAGACGAGTCCCCTCGACCACAGCCAATTTATTGGGAACGAAATCAGGTAATGCCCACTACCTACTACCAATTCCAAGACCTCCATTGTCGGAATATCCAAATGGACAGAATAGAAATTCCTAAAAATCGACTTGTTACTTTTACAGGGGAATCTGGTTGTGGAAAATCAACACTTGTCAATGAATGTATATCGAAAGATTTTGTTAAACGCTATCCAAAGGATAAACTTGTGATGGTTGGACAAGATCGTAATCAATCCATTACAAGTAGATCTACTGTCGCAACATTCCTCGATATTAAAAGGAAATTAACAAAATATAGTGAGGAGATTGAAGATATTTTTCAACGTTCGATTGAGGATATCATTGATGAACTCCCTAATGAAGACATCGCCCATAAGCGGTTAAGCTTGCTGATAAAATTAGGACTTGGCTATTTAACATTGGAAAGAAAGACACAATCCCTTTCTACTGGTGAATTCCAATGTGTACATCTTGTCTCAGAGTTATTTGCGAATTCTCGAAACCCACATACACTATTTATTTTTGACGAGCCGTCTAAAGGGTTATCTCAAAATATTTTAAATCAGTTCATTGATAGTGTAAGGGACATCCTTGAAGATGAATCCATTTCCATCATCATGATTGAGCACAATGCCTATATGCTCGAAAGCTCAGATTTTATCATTGATTTTGGGAAAAGACAGCAGGAGCCTGTGACACATCTTGAGGTGGTCAGTCAAGAAGACTATTTTAATCAAGTGAAGCATTCACAAAACATAGCTCCTTTACACATTGCGTCAACACTTGATTCTAGAAATGGCATTCAATACTTAGAAGACCATCAGATTAGCTATTTTAAAATGGCGGAAAATATTTATAAAGGGGGAATCTTAAAAAGCCTATCCTCTATGGCTCGACTTATATACAGTGATTACGAATCGAACAGGATTGCCCCAGTCATTGCTATTGATCTAGAGCGACATTTATATAGCCAATATAGTTTTCTCTATGAAATTGGGGGGCTTATTAACCATATTGTCGCTTCACATCCAACGAATAAGGATACAAGAAGCTTTGATTTCTTTAGCCAAGAAAATCACTGTCCAAGCTGTTCGGGGCGATTAGAAATAGAAAAATTCGATTTTGATATCGTAGTACAAAATAAAAATGTGCCATTTTGGGACGGTTTATTACATCCAGATGTGATGGATGTCTTAAAATACTACCAACATTCAAAATTAGAATTCCTCTTTGAAGAGATTAAAAATGAACTTGGCCAGGATATAAGTAAAAGCTACAATGAAATGACAGAAGAAGAAAAACATACATTTTTATATGGCTATTGGGATCAATCTTTTTATGATAAGACAACGAAATCCTCGAAAAAATGGGAGGGCTTTAATTTAATCATTGGCCGCTATATTGTCATTTCGAAATCTAAGATAAAAGAGCAAATGAAAGAAACAAGAAAAATGGTGCCTTGCCCAATCTGTCATGGCACAGTGCTTAATCATCAGAAGAAATTACGATTTGGGGACACCGATATCCGAGACTTAATCCATCAGTCACTGGATGAAGTCATTAAAATTGTAGGGAGCTTACCACAATTAGAAAAAATGAAAGCAATCGTTGGTGGAGATATGTCGTTACTCCAAGATGTCTCCTTGTTGCCAAGAGAAACGCAAGTAGCGTTGAAAATGCTGGAATTGGAGCTTGCAAGCTTTGTAGGGTATGAAATCGTTCTGCAAAACGCTTTACCATTCTGGGAAAAAATCGAAAGCAATTTAGACGTTATTAGCCGAAAAAATCAAGTAACAATCTGTGATTTTGCTAATATTTACGAGACGAGAGAAGCAATGATCGACCAGTATTTTACGAATGGCAAATACAAAAAACTTACCTATGTATATGAGGCGTTTGGCTACAAAAAAATCGTCACTCAAATCAACAAAGTTAAAGCAAATCATACTTGCCCATTCTGTAAAGGGAAAAAGGTTCTTTCAGAGGATGGTCTACATGATGGCGTCTACAAATTAACCGTCCCTTGTGTTAGCTGTGGTGCAAGTGGTATTAATGAAGAGGGGCGTCAGCAAATCGTCGATGGTATTGCTGTACAAACTTGGCTAACAGGAAAGGTAAGGGATGTGGTAAAAGAAGGCTCTCATCTTGAGGCTGTTGCTCATATTCCAATTTTCAATCGCATTCGTGAGTTAAATAAACAAGAAATGATGGCGGTCTATCAATACTTACAACATAATAACTAAGCTCAACTTGTTAGAAAACCCATTTGCGCACAGCAAGTGGGTTTACTTCATTTGATTAATCACACTAATTTTTCCAAAAAAGTTAACATTCAGTGTCGTCTTTGCCATTTTAATCGTACTATAAAGGTAGCTGGATTGGCAGTAAAAGGGAGGTTATTCTTTGGTCAAAAAAGTACTGTTATTTGGAGATATTGGCATTGATGATACGGTTGCCTTAATTTATGCAAGGCTAAATAAAGAAATAGAAATTGTGGGCTTAGTTGCAGACTACGGAAATGTCTCGCGAGAAGATGCGGTGTCCAATATTTATTATGTGATGAAATTATTCGATTTCCCACAGGGTATTCCCGTTATTTTGGGAGCAGAGGTTCCTTTAACGGGGGAACAACCCACTTACTACCCAGAGATTCACGGACAACGAGGGCTGGGACCTATTGTACCAAATGACGATCACGAATTAAAAATTGAAAACTTTTTTGAAATTGTCAATATAATTGAAAGGTATAAGGATGAGGAGCTTATTATTGTCAATATTGGTCGGTTAACCTCACTAGCTACAATGTTTATCCTTTACAATGACCTAATGAAAAATATCAAGGAATACTATATTATGGGTGGTGCGTTTTGGGTTCCTGGAAATGTCACTACAGTGGCAGAAGCGAATTTTCATGGTGATCCGTTTGCTGTGAAAATTGTGCTAACCTACGCAACGAATGTAACAATCATTCCATTGAATGCCACACAAAAGGCAATTGTTACACCAGGGATGGTGGACTATATTGATTCATTTGGGCAAACAAAAATCCTTAAACCATTAATGGACTACTATACTCGTTTTTATCAAGAACGGGACCCTTCTTTATTAGGAAGCCCCGTCCATGATGCATTAACGTTGATGGCAACAATTTATCCTGACATGTTTATCTATGAGTCCTATCCGGTCATCATTGTGGATAAACTTGAAGGTCCGGCAAGAGGGCAAAGTATTGCCGAAACACGGCCATATGAAAATGGTAACAATGGAGCAAAAAGACATCGTATTGCCTTTGATATTCATTATGACAAGTTCTTTCATAACTTTTTGTCTATCATGACAGGTCAATTAGTTTGAGCCTATTCAAAAACCCCATCTCGTAGGATCACAAATTTAACATTGACATTCACTTTCATATCTTTATACATTTTATGCCATTTTTCTTTTGTCAGCTTAGAATGTCTCACAGAACTTCTATATTTCTCGGCAAAGCCAAAAATATCCGATTCGACTTCCTGACTATGCGCGATTACTCTTTCAATTTCCTTTGTTAGTTTCTTCTCGATTGCATCCTGTAGTATTTTTACATTCTTCGCGTCGCCTAAATTCATATCAGGATATACCTCTAAAACTCTTGACCGAATGTCGATGTTAAGATCAAACTCTGGTGTATCGGCATTCACTAATTTTATCTTTCTATTTGAATGGATGGCATCAAAGGCCACAGTTATTTTTTCTGCAGGTTTTTGAAGAACTTTAGATGGAATATCCTCTTTGTCTAAGATCGTTTCAAACAATCCAACTTTAAAGGTGTCTCGGACAATTTTAACGTAAAAGCTATCGTTTGCTGGAAGGGAACCCACCATTTTGCTCCCTTTAAAAAGAGCTACGCCACTTAATTCAACAAGCTCGCCATTTCTTTTAATAATTGGCATCGCTAAATCTTTCCCAAATGAATAGTAATCATGTGCGATTTGATGGAGTGTAGCCGAAATCATATATTCCTGTCTTACATTTTGTTCGATTAAACGAAATATATGTTGGCCAATATCCTCGATATCTTTGTATTCGTAGCTCAATAATGAGGATGTTTTACCCTCTACCACAGCCATATAGACACTATTACTAACACTAGCGTTTTCTAGGTTTGTATCTATATAATAGTGCAAACTTTCTTTTGCTAAATCGTCACCAAACAAGACAACCCTCATTTGACCGACCATGATTTTTTTTGAAAGCCTGCGATTCGCCTCCATACGATTTCCTTTACTTGTTTCATTTTCGGTTGTTAAAACTTCTACATTACTTTGAAATTCTGGATTTACTTCACGTATAACGGCTGTCGTCGCAATTTTTTCTTCAGTTCCTTTATCATAACCAATCAATGTAGTTAATCCTATTTTATCTAAAATATTTGTCTGCACACATCCATATAAAAAAATAAATGATATAAAAACAATAAAACAGCATTTAAGTTTGTTCATCTTTTTTCACCTTCTTTGATGTGAAGTTCTTTTTCAGCACGGCAAGCATCCATAGCAAAATAGGGTAAACAAAGATTACGTAAAATGCCACATGCCCAAAAATCGTATTAATCGTATTAATCTGAGTACGTGTTTGTATGATTAATGTACCGATAAACACAAAGAAAGAGAGTAACCAAACAAACTTTGTCCCGCTTATATTGACTAAACGAATAGCCCCTCGGTAAGCAGCCCATAAATAAAGACACATATTCGGCAAAATGATTAACATCCAATAACAAACGGCGATAAATTCAAAGCGCTCTATAAAAGGAAAGCTAATAAAACTAAATAATGTTAATGTGGCCCATATCGTTTTTAATAATTTACCTTCACTATAATAGGTAATTGACACCAGCATAACGGATAAATAGATAAAGGTTGTAAACAGCAAACCTAAATGAACATGTTTTTGAACATTTTTCTTTTCTTTTACAAAGGGATAAATAACGTTTAAGACCTCAAAGCCAATAATAGTGAAAGTCATTGAAAAGGTACCTTTTAAAATCGAACGAAAGTCATTTTCCAGAACCGGTAATAAACTTTCTGCTACTGAATACTTCAAAGGAAAAGCCAACATAGGAAAAATCCATAAGGAAAGTATAATACTAAAAAAGGCCAGACCTACAATTACGCGTAGCCCTCCAGTAAATGCATAAATAACGACAATGAGTAAAGTTGCTGACAGAAACCATGTCCCTATTCCAGGAAACAACCACACTTGGATTACTTCAATATAATTTCGTAAAACGGAAAAGAATGCTACCGAGCAATATAATACATACATGGCATTGAATAAATTGCCTATCCATTTGCCAAAGATATCTTGTTGAATGCCATATAAATCATTGGAGCCATAAATCTCTAATGTTTTAATCATAAAAAATGCGACGATATGAGAGGCAATCCCTGCTAGTAAAACTGAAATCCATGCGTCTTGTCTTGCATCTTGATAGACAATTCGTTGAAATCCCTGTATACCAACCCCAACTTGTGCGCCATGTATGACAAAAAACAGTAAATAAGCGCTAATCATATCTTTAGGGCTAAGTTGTATAGGTTTTGTCATTTTACTTCACCTTCATTTCAACTTTTTTCCGGTTTTACAGGTTGAGGCTCAAATTTATTTTCATCTTTTGGTCTAGTTAAAGCAGGTCTTTTCGCTGTTAAAGGTACAGGCATTCTGATGATGCTATCTCGAATTTCTTTCATTCTAGGTGGATAGAATGGAGACATATACGGAGCACCCAAACTTGTCTGGCGTTTAAGATGAATAAGAATAAAACAGAAAGCCAACATGATACCATAAAATCCCCAGAATCCTGCTAGTATAATAATTGGAAAGCGAATAAGACGAATAACGTTCCCCATCATATAACTAGGTGACGTGAAAGAAGCCAGAGCACTTAAAGCAATAATGATCAGTAATATATTACTTGTAATACCAGCTTGTACCGCTGCAGTACCAATTACAATACCGCCTACGATACCAATTGTTTGGCCGATTTTCGTGGGCAATCTTGCTCCCGCTTCTCTCAGCAACTCAATAATAAATTCCAGCAGCAATGCCTCAAATATCGGTGGAAAAGGTACTAACGCCCTTGATTCACTTAAAGGTACTAAAAAGGCTTGTGGTATGACTTCATAATGAAAGGTTACAGCTGCTACATAAAATGGTGTTAAATAGACGGATATAAAGAAGGCAGCTAAACGTAATAATCTTAGAAAAGTGGCAATTTGCCATCTTAAGTTTTGATCTTCCTGACTTTGGAAAAACTCTGTAAACGCTTGTGGGCAAACAATAGCCATGGAGCTGCCATCTACAAGAACACCCACTTTGCCATCCAAAAGAGCATCGCATAATCTATCTGGCCTTTCAGTCATAAGCATTTGTGGGAAGACTGATAACGAATTATCATCAATCATTTCTGCCAAAACTGCGCTATCTAATAACTGATCAATATCAAGGTCTGATATTCGTTGACGCAATGTATTAACCATTTGATCGGAGGCAATACCACTCATATATAAAATGGAAACTGATGTATTCGTCCGCCTGCCAATTTTGAGCTTTTCATTACAAAGCTCAGGACTCACTATGTAGCGACGAATTAACGAAATATTTGTAGCTAGGCTTTCATTAAATCCAACCTGTGTGCCAATTACCTGAGATTCATTTTCAGGCGCTGATAATGCTCTAGATTCCCTTGTAGCAATATCAACCAATAGAACGTTAGAGTAGCCATCGACATGAATCAAAACAGATCCATTGACCATGGATTTTACAGTTTCCCTAAGTAAACTGGTTTCATTCACTTCAGGAACAGAAAGAGAAATCTCAATATCCTCCGGTTTTTCATATGGATGATTCTGTAAAATTGCTATAATATCATTATTTAACGTTTGGTTATCGACTAAATTTTCAATATAAATAAGGGTAAGATTTGGTGGAATAGATTTTATAATTAAATCAGCTGGATTATTAGTAGCAGTTTTAATCGATTGAATAAAATGATCTGTCGCTTGAGCAACCCTTACTAGGTTTTCTTTAGGCGCCTCTTTTGTTGGTGGTGGTTGTTTTTTATTGAAAGGTAGTTTAAATTTCATTTTAAATAAAAGGCTCCCTTCATGGTTAACTTCGTTTATAGAATAGGCTTTAAAAGGGGATTCTATACTTTTTTCTGCAAGTTTGCAGTGGACAGCATTTAACAAAAAGTGGTAGTATTATAGGTATCTTAAAACAGAACGGAGTTTAGACCATTATGCTAAAACTGATTATCGCAAATTAAATTCCATGGAATTTAATAGTGGGGCATTTCTATAATTTTTAGGAAATTATAGGGTTTATATGGTATTGCCCTTTTGCGATAACGAAGAGAAGCATGATCATGTCTAATCCACAGTAAAACTGTTAGCTAATTTTGGTAGCTAGCTTTATTTTCTGTGTAACCAAGGACTTTATGAGTGTGTGCTCATAAGGTCTTTTTCTGTTTTTAGGAGGTGATGATTCCCAACAAAAAGGACGTAGTGAAATAAAAGGAGGGAATTGAAGTGGAAAAATATGAACTAGTATTTGATTATCGTCATGATGAAAAATTAAAGGCAAGTTTTAATGATTTAGCAATCAAGACATTTGGTTTAGATTTTCGAGACTGGTACAACAAAGGATATTGGAATGACCAGTATATTCCGTACTCATTTGTTATGGAAGGTAGAGTCATTGCCAATGCCTCGATTAGTACAATGTCGTTAGTAATCAATGGTGAGCGACTAAACGGCATTCAAATCGGTACAGTCATGACCGACGAAAACTATCGTAATCAGGGTTTATCTAAGCAGTTGATGCAGGAGATTCTCAATAAATACGAAGATATCTGTGATGTCATGTATCTTTTTGCCAATAACACTGTATTGGATTTTTATCCAAAGTTCGGCTTTACACGGATTCATGAAAGTGAATTTAGCTTAGATCTCACAAAAAAAACTATTCAACCGAACAATGCTACCTTACAGCGACTAACAATTGAACAGGATCTTGTCATTCTAGAAAACTATGCGAAAAATCGTCAAGTCAATTCTAGTATTATTGATGTCG is a genomic window containing:
- a CDS encoding GerAB/ArcD/ProY family transporter, which encodes MTKPIQLSPKDMISAYLLFFVIHGAQVGVGIQGFQRIVYQDARQDAWISVLLAGIASHIVAFFMIKTLEIYGSNDLYGIQQDIFGKWIGNLFNAMYVLYCSVAFFSVLRNYIEVIQVWLFPGIGTWFLSATLLIVVIYAFTGGLRVIVGLAFFSIILSLWIFPMLAFPLKYSVAESLLPVLENDFRSILKGTFSMTFTIIGFEVLNVIYPFVKEKKNVQKHVHLGLLFTTFIYLSVMLVSITYYSEGKLLKTIWATLTLFSFISFPFIERFEFIAVCYWMLIILPNMCLYLWAAYRGAIRLVNISGTKFVWLLSFFVFIGTLIIQTRTQINTINTIFGHVAFYVIFVYPILLWMLAVLKKNFTSKKVKKDEQT
- a CDS encoding ArsR/SmtB family transcription factor encodes the protein MSNNHQERDVYVAIADPTRRKLIGLLAEVDELPLHELTAQFDMGRTAVSKHLAILKDAGLVMARKEGRETRYRLNAAPLKEIQDWVSFYEGFWKERISKLHLLLEENK
- a CDS encoding ATP-binding cassette domain-containing protein, with translation MKINQLIANNINRLDVVLPEDQSLGIAGLSGSGKTTFCQTIGEESKKRLVSLLPKSEYQYLFPNIMETNFSAIQMEDMPLVLFLGKSSISTNPRSTIGTHTGVFKEIRDRLAEEFQLSPEVFSFNNALGWCPACKGRGTTKNVECKKCQGKRYSPEVEQHRLTLWNEPYSISDIHNLSIEAIYSLSNELTISEEKQHILQNIIHMNIGYLTLNRIMGTLSGGELTRLYLAEFMATSENTVIIVDEISVGLDHDTLLKILEQIQQLGHKNQIWLIDHSDTVLDTADKPLFFGPGSGKYGGKIVDESPRPQPIYWERNQVMPTTYYQFQDLHCRNIQMDRIEIPKNRLVTFTGESGCGKSTLVNECISKDFVKRYPKDKLVMVGQDRNQSITSRSTVATFLDIKRKLTKYSEEIEDIFQRSIEDIIDELPNEDIAHKRLSLLIKLGLGYLTLERKTQSLSTGEFQCVHLVSELFANSRNPHTLFIFDEPSKGLSQNILNQFIDSVRDILEDESISIIMIEHNAYMLESSDFIIDFGKRQQEPVTHLEVVSQEDYFNQVKHSQNIAPLHIASTLDSRNGIQYLEDHQISYFKMAENIYKGGILKSLSSMARLIYSDYESNRIAPVIAIDLERHLYSQYSFLYEIGGLINHIVASHPTNKDTRSFDFFSQENHCPSCSGRLEIEKFDFDIVVQNKNVPFWDGLLHPDVMDVLKYYQHSKLEFLFEEIKNELGQDISKSYNEMTEEEKHTFLYGYWDQSFYDKTTKSSKKWEGFNLIIGRYIVISKSKIKEQMKETRKMVPCPICHGTVLNHQKKLRFGDTDIRDLIHQSLDEVIKIVGSLPQLEKMKAIVGGDMSLLQDVSLLPRETQVALKMLELELASFVGYEIVLQNALPFWEKIESNLDVISRKNQVTICDFANIYETREAMIDQYFTNGKYKKLTYVYEAFGYKKIVTQINKVKANHTCPFCKGKKVLSEDGLHDGVYKLTVPCVSCGASGINEEGRQQIVDGIAVQTWLTGKVRDVVKEGSHLEAVAHIPIFNRIRELNKQEMMAVYQYLQHNN
- a CDS encoding Dph6-related ATP pyrophosphatase → MTETTGWKNNAQDHRFIASFSGGKDSVLALYKASQVGQAIGLIVMLEEEGQRSRSHGMPPELIQAQADSIGLPVYTAAASWAEYEHVFIGLLENAKNQGAEVLVTGDLDMPEHGCWHDQVTKKAGLKLGMPLWEMNHRQAVDEFINLGFITMIVTVNLSLGMTEEDLGRTLTYEYVQELEARGIDPCGEGGEFHTTVIDGPLFKQPIHVRKCSIVRDGDYAFLPLELA
- a CDS encoding Ger(x)C family spore germination protein; amino-acid sequence: MNKLKCCFIVFISFIFLYGCVQTNILDKIGLTTLIGYDKGTEEKIATTAVIREVNPEFQSNVEVLTTENETSKGNRMEANRRLSKKIMVGQMRVVLFGDDLAKESLHYYIDTNLENASVSNSVYMAVVEGKTSSLLSYEYKDIEDIGQHIFRLIEQNVRQEYMISATLHQIAHDYYSFGKDLAMPIIKRNGELVELSGVALFKGSKMVGSLPANDSFYVKIVRDTFKVGLFETILDKEDIPSKVLQKPAEKITVAFDAIHSNRKIKLVNADTPEFDLNIDIRSRVLEVYPDMNLGDAKNVKILQDAIEKKLTKEIERVIAHSQEVESDIFGFAEKYRSSVRHSKLTKEKWHKMYKDMKVNVNVKFVILRDGVFE
- a CDS encoding ArsR/SmtB family transcription factor, yielding MKDILKGDELLTVLGALSNPYRLKIIAILHQEKRYVSQLARELAISRPLLYLHLQKLEEANLINGYHEVSESGKTMKYYTLNPFSITLNADFIAQVASGITDKKRKE
- a CDS encoding SRPBCC family protein → MKPDVSLDFKFTSSIEKVWHALTDPETLAKWIWSNDFQPIVGHQFQFRAEPNEWWDGIVNCEVLAVEEPHKLSYTWSSAGETTTVTWTLTEQSDGTTQLHLDQSGFSEETKARQGAIEGAKYAWTNMGSQLEKVLA
- a CDS encoding nucleoside hydrolase, whose product is MVKKVLLFGDIGIDDTVALIYARLNKEIEIVGLVADYGNVSREDAVSNIYYVMKLFDFPQGIPVILGAEVPLTGEQPTYYPEIHGQRGLGPIVPNDDHELKIENFFEIVNIIERYKDEELIIVNIGRLTSLATMFILYNDLMKNIKEYYIMGGAFWVPGNVTTVAEANFHGDPFAVKIVLTYATNVTIIPLNATQKAIVTPGMVDYIDSFGQTKILKPLMDYYTRFYQERDPSLLGSPVHDALTLMATIYPDMFIYESYPVIIVDKLEGPARGQSIAETRPYENGNNGAKRHRIAFDIHYDKFFHNFLSIMTGQLV